In Saccharomyces cerevisiae S288C chromosome V, complete sequence, one DNA window encodes the following:
- the AIM9 gene encoding Aim9p (hypothetical protein; the authentic, non-tagged protein is detected in highly purified mitochondria in high-throughput studies; null mutant displays elevated frequency of mitochondrial genome loss), with amino-acid sequence MIRYTVAGHSRRCVVGASKRVGAIKCITVAATKRFISNKPNEVFTKLTNDNDPKRDAFFKYTWGSWLKNDKQEKEKRFTKFSIEGLNRILNDIYIQSNEMAKAPDGKILPPVFNKNLTVSLVNNVVPKNIGKINPNEKVQVTTLSSIHEGKHHRIYKVDTNLNKAFILRIPYPLENENTLSYRIRSEVATMDFADLKLGIKVPKIFCYGVNSLNPVRQPFVLQEFIEGELLMKDWDPLIEDGSSNQKKYDNVIKQVSDFQSKLVSLKLNAFGSIYFNNDLKDGNEKEFVKEDIYDGETNPDLQNRWKIGPSVERCLWRHKSHLDFHKQMKPFLGPWPKKSPMDIIKNTGLLEAENAKTRIAMKEAGSSAELMYPRTLKEQITTYENLAKIAPDLFNVKTKAIPNMQELLSPRLFHPDLDPMNIIVNKEAQEAYLLDFEGACTKPFILQNSPQFIAYDGPKIYDLKEDITDFDKLSEAEKVQYQFMYKRTRNQHQWEKKLNDNNPKLITAVAPPVKLLRSPYIAAVERKTEEEYLLIDESLLQLKEVWDIFAQNELVNQKKFPLNYSKEDIERHVEDLQKLHEKLISTPFAATQGWIPQDMFDQLLNSGSIVKQENGDYTVKQPEATK; translated from the coding sequence ATGATTAGGTACACTGTTGCTGGCCATTCCAGAAGGTGTGTAGTAGGAGCTTCGAAAAGAGTGGGTGCAATTAAATGTATCACCGTCGCCGCCACCAAGAGATTTATCTCCAATAAGCCAAACGAAGTTTTTACCAAGCTAACGAATGACAATGATCCAAAGAGAGAtgcctttttcaaatatacGTGGGGCTCATGGCTTAAAAATGATaagcaagaaaaggaaaaaagattcACGAAGTTTTCGATTGAAGGTTTAAATCGCATTCTCAATGACATCTACATTCAATCTAATGAAATGGCTAAGGCCCCCGACGGTAAGATCTTACCACCAGTGTTTAACAAGAACTTGACCGTTTCATTGGTCAATAACGTTGTACCAAAGAATATAGGTAAAATCAAcccaaatgaaaaagttcaagTAACCACATTATCTAGTATTCACGAAGGTAAACATCACAGAATATACAAGGTCGACACGAATTTGAACAAGGCATTTATCTTGAGGATTCCTTATCCGctggaaaatgaaaacacTCTATCCTACAGAATAAGAAGTGAAGTAGCAACCATGGATTTTGCTGACTTGAAGTTGGGCATCAAAGTTCCCAAGATTTTTTGTTATGGTGTCAATTCTTTGAACCCTGTAAGGCAGCCTTTTGTCTTACAAGAATTTATCGAAGGAGAACTCTTGATGAAAGATTGGGATCCATTGATTGAAGACGGTTCCTccaatcaaaaaaaatatgacaATGTTATTAAACAAGTTTCTGATTTTCAGTCGAAGTTAGTGtcattgaaattaaatGCATTTGGATCCATATATTTTAACAATGACTTAAAAGACGGAAATGAGAAGGAGTTTGTTAAGGAAGACATATACGATGGGGAAACTAATCCGGATCTACAAAACAGATGGAAAATTGGGCCATCCGTGGAAAGATGTCTCTGGAGACATAAATCTCACTTGGATTTTCATAAACAAATGAAACCTTTTTTGGGACCATGGCCAAAGAAGTCTCCAATGGatataattaaaaataCTGGCCTattggaagctgaaaatgCTAAAACTAGAATAGCCATGAAAGAGGCAGGAAGTTCAGCTGAATTGATGTATCCTCGAACTTTGAAGGAGCAAATAACTACCTATGAAAATTTAGCTAAGATTGCCCCGGATTTATTCAACGTCAAAACAAAGGCCATTCCAAATATGCAGGAACTATTGTCACCACGTTTGTTTCATCCTGATCTAGACCCCATGAATATTATTGTTAACAAAGAAGCACAAGAAGCCTATCTATTAGATTTTGAAGGAGCATGCACAAAACCTTTCATTTTACAGAATTCGCCACAATTCATCGCCTATGATGGGCCCAAGATTTATGACTTAAAGGAGGACATAACCGATTTTGACAAATTATCTGAGGCGGAAAAGGTGCAATATCAGTTCATGTACAAGCGCACCCGTAATCAACATCAATgggagaaaaaattaaatgacAATAATCCTAAATTAATTACTGCAGTTGCCCCACCTGTTAAGCTACTGAGAAGCCCATATATTGCAGCTGTCGAAAGAAAAACGGAAGAAGAGTATTTACTTATTGATGAATCACTATTGCAATTGAAGGAAGTTTGGGACATCTTTGCCCAGAATGAGTTAGTGAATCAGAAAAAGTTTCCTCTAAACTATAGtaaagaagatattgaaagaCATGTTGAGGATTTGCAAAAATTACACGAAAAGCTAATCTCTACACCATTTGCTGCCACTCAAGGGTGGATTCCTCAAGATATGTTTGATCAACTATTAAATTCCGGCAGTATTGTTAAGCAAGAGAACGGAGACTACACCGTGAAGCAACCTGAAGCTACCAAATAA
- the SER3 gene encoding phosphoglycerate dehydrogenase SER3 (3-phosphoglycerate dehydrogenase and alpha-ketoglutarate reductase; 3PG dehydrogenase that catalyzes the first step in serine and glycine biosynthesis; alpha-ketoglutarate reductase, converting alpha-ketoglutarate to D-2-hydroxyglutarate (D-2HG); directly phosphorylated by TORC1 in a Pib2-dependent manner; localizes to the cytoplasm; ER3 has a paralog, SER33, that arose from the whole genome duplication), which produces MTSIDINNLQNTFQQAMNMSGSPGAVCTSPTQSFMNTVPQRLNAVKHPKILKPFSTGDMKILLLENVNQTAITIFEEQGYQVEFYKSSLPEEELIEKIKDVHAIGIRSKTRLTSNVLQHAKNLVCIGCFCIGTNQVDLDYATSRGIAVFNSPFSNSRSVAELVIAEIISLARQLGDRSIELHTGTWNKVAARCWEVRGKTLGIIGYGHIGSQLSVLAEAMGLHVLYYDIVTIMALGTARQVSTLDELLNKSDFVTLHVPATPETEKMLSAPQFAAMKDGAYVINASRGTVVDIPSLIQAVKANKIAGAALDVYPHEPAKNGEGSFNDELNSWTSELVSLPNIILTPHIGGSTEEAQSSIGIEVATALSKYINEGNSVGSVNFPEVALKSLSYDQENTVRVLYIHQNVPGVLKTVNDILSNHNIEKQFSDSNGEIAYLMADISSVDQSDIKDIYEQLNQTSAKISIRLLY; this is translated from the coding sequence ATGACAAGCATTGACATTAACAACTTACAAAATACCTTTCAACAAGCTATGAATATGAGCGGCTCCCCAGGCGCTGTTTGTACTTCACCTACGCAATCTTTCATGAATACCGTTCCACAGCGCTTGAATGCTGTAAAGCacccaaaaattttgaagccTTTCTCAACGGGTGATATGAAGATTTTACTATTAGAAAACGTTAATCAAACTGCTATTACAATCTTCGAAGAGCAAGGTTACCAAGTCGAATTCTATAAATCTTCATTGCCCGAGGAAGAGTTGATCGAAAAGATCAAGGACGTTCATGCTATTGGTATCAGATCAAAGACTAGATTAACTTCAAATGTCTTACAACATGCGAAGAATCTGGTTTGTATTGGTTGTTTCTGTATCGGTACCAACCAAGTTGACTTAGACTACGCTACCAGCAGAGGTATTGCTGTTTTCAACTCGCCTTTCTCCAACTCAAGATCAGTAGCAGAATTGGTCATCGCTGAAATCATTAGTTTAGCAAGACAACTAGGTGATAGATCTATCGAATTACATACCGGTACATGGAATAAGGTTGCTGCTAGATGTTGGGAGGTAAGAGGAAAAACTCTTGGTATTATTGGGTACGGTCACATTGGTTCCCAATTATCAGTTCTTGCAGAAGCTATGGGTTTGCATGTGTTGTACTACGATATTGTAACTATCATGGCCTTGGGTACTGCCAGACAAGTTTCTACATTAGATGAATTGTTGAATAAATCTGATTTTGTGACACTACATGTACCAGCTACTCctgaaactgaaaaaatgttaTCTGCCCCACAATTTGCTGCTATGAAGGATGGCGCTTATGTTATTAATGCTTCAAGAGGTACTGTCGTGGACATTCCATCTTTGATCCAAGCCGTGAAAGCCAACAAAATTGCAGGTGCTGCTTTGGATGTTTATCCACATGAACCAGCTAAGAACGGTGAAGGTTCATTTAACGATGAGCTAAATAGCTGGACTTCTGAATTAGTTTCATTACCAAATATCATCTTGACACCACACATTGGTGGCTCTACCGAAGAAGCCCAAAGCTCAATCGGTATTGAAGTGGCTACCGCATTGTCCAAATACATCAATGAAGGTAACTCTGTCGGTTCAGTCAACTTCCCAGAAGTGGCATTGAAATCATTGTCTTACGACCAAGAGAACACTGTGCGTGTGTTATACATTCACCAAAATGTACCAGGTGTTTTGAAGACCGTCAATGATATTTTATCGAACCATAACATCGAAAAGCAATTTTCCGATTCAAATGGTGAAATTGCTTATTTAATGGCTGATATCTCTTCTGTTGACCAAAGCGATATTAAAGATATTTATGAACAACTAAATCAAACCTCTGCTAAGATCTCAATTAGATTGCTATATTAA
- a CDS encoding uncharacterized protein (hypothetical protein; expressed at both mRNA and protein levels) produces MEELICTYPYHSNLFMFLFLFFCPSKRARRGHPKFLFTLCYKSNHLIPKLLPPSLFTKRVMLNPSSHPPSPDFPTGSSASPRVKLRPSTLWAPPLTVSSDFAASSSSTAPVTVTDKPVTPAVSKRYQP; encoded by the coding sequence ATGGAAGAGCTCATTTGTACATATCCATATCATTCAAATCTTTTCATGTTCCtattcttgttcttttgtCCCAGCAAACGCGCACGGCGGGGTCACcccaaatttttatttaccTTATGTTATAAGAGCAACCATCTCATCCCCAAACTTCTCCCTCCCTCCCTTTTCACAAAGAGAGTAATGCTCAACCCAAGTAGCCATCCGCCTTCCCCGGATTTTCCCACAGGATCTTCTGCAAGTCCTAGGGTCAAACTGAGACCATCCACGTTGTGGGCACCACCACTCACAGTATCCTCTGACTTTGCGGCTTCCAGTAGTTCTACTGCCCCTGTCACCGTCACAGATAAACCTGTCACACCCGCTGTATCAAAGCGGTATCAACCTTAA
- the UTP7 gene encoding Utp7p (Nucleolar protein; component of the small subunit (SSU) processome containing the U3 snoRNA that is involved in processing of pre-18S rRNA): MGHKKNGHRRQIKERENQNKFERSTYTNNAKNNHTQTKDKKLRAGLKKIDEQYKKAVSSAAATDYLLPESNGYLEPENELEKTFKVQQSEIKSSVDVSTANKALDLSLKEFGPYHIKYAKNGTHLLITGRKGHVASMDWRKGQLRAELFLNETCHSATYLQNEQYFAVAQKKYTFIYDHEGTELHRLKQHIEARHLDFLPYHYLLVTAGETGWLKYHDVSTGQLVSELRTKAGPTMAMAQNPWNAVMHLGHSNGTVSLWSPSMPEPLVKLLSARGPVNSIAIDRSGYYMATTGADRSMKIWDIRNFKQLHSVESLPTPGTNVSISDTGLLALSRGPHVTLWKDALKLSGDSKPCFGSMGGNPHRNTPYMSHLFAGNKVENLGFVPFEDLLGVGHQTGITNLIVPGAGEANYDALELNPFETKKQRQEQEVRTLLNKLPADTITLDPNSIGSVDKRSSTIRLNAKDLAQTTMDANNKAKTNSDIPDVKPDVKGKNSGLRSFLRKKTQNVIDERKLRVQKQLDKEKNIRKRNHQIKQGLISEDHKDVIEEALSRFG; this comes from the coding sequence ATGGGTCACAAGAAGAACGGTCACAGACGCCagataaaagaaagagaaaaccAGAATAAATTTGAACGTTCCACATATACTAATAATGCTAAAAATAATCATACTCAAACAAAGGATAAAAAACTAAGAGCAggcttgaaaaaaatagacGAGCAATATAAAAAGGCGGTATCTTCTGCTGCGGCAACAGATTACCTTTTACCCGAGTCCAATGGTTATTTGGAACCTGAGAATGAGCTAGAAAAGACTTTCAAAGTGCAACAATCGGAAATCAAATCGAGTGTGGATGTCAGTACTGCAAACAAAGCTTTGGATTTATCTTTGAAGGAATTCGGCCCTTatcatataaaatatgCAAAAAACGGTACGCATCTTTTGATTACTGGCCGCAAAGGTCACGTAGCATCTATGGACTGGAGAAAGGGACAACTTCGTGCTGAGctgtttttgaatgaaaCCTGTCACTCAGCGACATATTTGCAAAACGAACAATACTTTGCTGTAgcgcaaaaaaaatatacatttatTTATGATCACGAAGGTACAGAATTACATCGTTTGAAACAACATATTGAGGCAAGACATTTAGATTTTCTACCATATCATTACCTGCTCGTAACTGCCGGTGAGACAGGTTGGTTGAAGTACCACGATGTTTCCACTGGCCAGTTGGTCTCGGAATTGAGGACCAAAGCTGGGCCAACTATGGCAATGGCACAAAACCCATGGAATGCTGTGATGCATCTAGGTCATTCAAACGGTACAGTATCCCTCTGGTCACCATCCATGCCTGAACCATTAGTAAAATTACTTTCTGCCAGAGGACCAGTGAACAGCATTGCTATCGATAGAAGCGGGTATTACATGGCAACCACAGGGGCTGATAGGTCGATGAAAATTTGGGATATCAGAAACTTCAAGCAACTACATTCTGTGGAAAGCTTACCGACGCCAGGAACAAACGTTTCCATTTCAGATACTGGTCTATTGGCATTATCTAGGGGCCCTCACGTTACGTTGTGGAAGGACGCTTTAAAATTAAGTGGAGACAGTAAACCGTGCTTCGGGTCCATGGGAGGGAACCCACATAGAAACACCCCTTACATGTCACATTTGTTTGCCGGAAACAAAGTAGAAAATTTGGGATTCGTACCATTTGAAGATTTACTAGGTGTAGGCCATCAAACGGGTATTACGAATTTGATTGTACCTGGTGCAGGTGAAGCCAATTACGATGCCTTAGAATTAAACCCATTCGAAACcaaaaaacaaagacaGGAACAGGAAGTCAGAACCCTATTGAACAAACTGCCAGCAGATACAATTACTTTAGATCCGAATTCCATCGGTTCAGTGGATAAAAGGTCTTCTACCATAAGGTTAAACGCTAAGGATTTGGCGCAAACTACAATGGATGCTAATAATAAAGCCAAAACCAACAGCGACATTCCAGATGTAAAACCTGATGTGAAAGGTAAGAATTCGGGTTTGCGTTCCTTTTTGCGTAAAAAGACTCAAAACGTTATtgatgaaagaaaattaagAGTACAGAAACAACTGGATAAGGAGAAAAATATTCGTAAAAGAAACCACCAAATCAAACAAGGCCTAATTTCAGAAGACCACAAGGATGTCATCGAAGAGGCATTGAGCAGATTCGGCTAA
- a CDS encoding uncharacterized protein (hypothetical protein): MNFKEPLVNFLKCVLNNINSAFSHRIDQLQLQLLRETNILRVLNRGIERLFSENPRTHSVSRIVVEKDVGCRIGRYVEGSKYELVESRAKEIQIYYERMVFEITQELKGDKRVFALIANLSQRYSAERKEIRNVKVHGGRPCNENEFQVIPIRFKPINLERRARLIRKKKTIN; this comes from the coding sequence ATGAATTTCAAGGAGCCGCTagtgaattttttaaaatgcGTCTTGAATAACATAAACTCGGCATTTTCGCATAGGATTGATCAATTGCAATTGCAGCTGTTGCGGGAAACAAATATCTTGAGGGTTTTGAACAGGGGAATAGAGAGACTGTTTAGCGAGAATCCAAGGACCCATTCTGTTTCCCGTATCGTGGTGGAAAAAGATGTGGGCTGCAGAATTGGACGATATGTGGAAGGTTCTAAATATGAACTGGTAGAGTCCAGGGCGAAAGAAATACAAATATATTATGAAAGGAtggtttttgaaataaCACAAGAATTGAAAGGGGACAAGCGGGTGTTTGCCTTGATTGCAAATCTTTCCCAAAGATATAGCGCAGAGAGGAAAGAAATACGAAATGTAAAGGTGCATGGTGGGCGGCCATGTAATGAGAACGAATTCCAGGTGATTCCGATAAGATTCAAACCTATtaatttggaaagaagaGCACGACTGataagaaagaagaagactaTTAATTAA
- the GET2 gene encoding GET complex subunit GET2 (Subunit of the GET complex; involved in insertion of tail-anchored proteins proteins into the ER membrane; required for the retrieval of HDEL proteins from the Golgi to the ER in an ERD2 dependent fashion and for meiotic nuclear division; Get1p and Get2p form an aqueous channel for protein translocation and insertion into the membrane) → MSELTEAEKRRLLRERRQKKFSNGGASSRLNKITGQASSHLNAESPLDAPSAAKTTPPASVHSATPDIKEDSNVAPQLDLLKQLAAMQGQGTGKSTPQDSSTPDLLSLLSSMNTGMPSAEGTPSFGQAAPAAPINQAALDYHDYLLNRLKAWTILVKWVFFLLPYLYLITRPNSSVWPAYAFTQSAWFAPLRNPSNFTRIFATFEFLSISIYYQLLKNVEHKSKIKNLQDTNKLVKLVSLVPEGVIPVANLKGKLITLLQYWDLLSMLITDISFVLIVLGLLTYL, encoded by the coding sequence ATGTCTGAATTAACAGAGGCGGAAAAGCGCAGGTTACTAAGGGAAAGGAGACAGAAGAAGTTTAGCAATGGAGGTGCCAGCTCCAGGCTTAATAAAATCACCGGGCAGGCAAGCAGTCATTTGAACGCAGAATCACCTTTAGACGCTCCTAGCGCTGCAAAGACCACACCACCTGCGAGTGTGCATTCGGCTACTCCagatatcaaagaagataGCAACGTAGCGCCCCAATTGGACCTATTGAAACAGCTCGCTGCCATGCAAGGCCAAGGTACGGGTAAAAGTACCCCTCAGGACTCCTCTACGCCCGATCTACTCTCACTACTAAGTTCTATGAACACTGGCATGCCCAGTGCAGAGGGTACACCATCGTTTGGTCAAGCGGCTCCTGCAGCCCCGATCAATCAAGCTGCTTTGGACTACCATGATTACTTGCTGAACAGACTGAAAGCCTGGACCATTCTTGTGAAGTGGGTCTTTTTCCTACTACCCTATCTATACCTAATCACAAGACCAAATTCCTCTGTGTGGCCGGCCTATGCATTTACTCAATCAGCTTGGTTTGCACCTTTGCGGAACCCATCGAATTTCACTAGAATTTTTGCCACGTTTGAGTTCCTTTCCATATCCATCTACTACCAGCTATTGAAGAATGTGGAACACAAGAGCAAGATTAAAAATTTACAAGATACCAATAAACTTGTCAAGTTAGTTTCACTGGTGCCCGAGGGAGTAATTCCCGTCGCCAACCTGAAGGGGAAGCTAATTACCCTTTTGCAATACTGGGATCTATTGTCCATGCTAATCACTGACATTTCGTTTGTGCTAATTGTCTTAGGCTTATTGACGTACTTATAA
- the ILV1 gene encoding threonine ammonia-lyase ILV1 (Threonine deaminase, catalyzes first step in isoleucine biosynthesis; expression is under general amino acid control; ILV1 locus exhibits highly positioned nucleosomes whose organization is independent of known ILV1 regulation): MSATLLKQPLCTVVRQGKQSKVSGLNLLRLKAHLHRQHLSPSLIKLHSELKLDELQTDNTPDYVRLVLRSSVYDVINESPISQGVGLSSRLNTNVILKREDLLPVFSFKLRGAYNMIAKLDDSQRNQGVIACSAGNHAQGVAFAAKHLKIPATIVMPVCTPSIKYQNVSRLGSQVVLYGNDFDEAKAECAKLAEERGLTNIPPFDHPYVIAGQGTVAMEILRQVRTANKIGAVFVPVGGGGLIAGIGAYLKRVAPHIKIIGVETYDAATLHNSLQRNQRTPLPVVGTFADGTSVRMIGEETFRVAQQVVDEVVLVNTDEICAAVKDIFEDTRSIVEPSGALSVAGMKKYISTVHPEIDHTKNTYVPILSGANMNFDRLRFVSERAVLGEGKEVFMLVTLPDVPGAFKKMQKIIHPRSVTEFSYRYNEHRHESSSEVPKAYIYTSFSVVDREKEIKQVMQQLNALGFEAVDISDNELAKSHGRYLVGGASKVPNERIISFEFPERPGALTRFLGGLSDSWNLTLFHYRNHGADIGKVLAGISVPPRENLTFQKFLEDLGYTYHDETDNTVYQKFLKY; the protein is encoded by the coding sequence ATGTCAGCTACTCTACTAAAGCAACCATTATGTACGGTTGTTCGGCAAGGTAAACAGTCCAAAGTGTCTGGATTGAACCTTTTGAGACTAAAGGCTCATTTGCACAGACAACACCTGTCACCTTCCTTGATAAAACTACACTCTGAATTGAAATTGGATGAGCTGCAAACTGATAACACCCCTGATTACGTCCGTTTAGTTTTAAGGTCCTCTGTATACGATGTTATTAATGAATCTCCAATCTCTCAAGGTGTAGGTTTGTCTTCCCGTCTAAACACGAATGTCATCttgaaaagagaagatCTATTGCCtgttttctctttcaagCTTCGTGGTGCCTATAACATGATTGCCAAGTTGGACGATTCTCAAAGAAACCAGGGTGTTATTGCCTGTTCAGCTGGGAATCATGCCCAAGGTGTGGCCTTTGCTGCTAAACACTTGAAAATACCTGCTACTATCGTTATGCCTGTTTGTACACCATCTATTAAGTATCAAAATGTCTCGAGATTAGGGTCTCAAGTCGTCCTATATGGTAACGATTTTGACGAGGCTAAGGCTGAATGTGCCAAATTGGCTGAAGAGCGTGGCTTGACGAACATTCCTCCTTTCGATCATCCTTATGTCATTGCCGGTCAAGGTACTGTAGCTATGGAAATCCTAAGACAAGTACGTACCGCTAATAAGATCGGTGCTGTCTTTGTTCCCGTCGGCGGTGGTGGTTTAATTGCTGGTATTGGTGcttatttgaaaagggTTGCTCCTCATATCAAAATCATTGGTGTTGAAACTTACGATGCGGCCACTTTACATAATTCCTTGCAACGCAACCAGAGAACTCCTTTACCTGTGGTGGGTACTTTTGCCGATGGTACGTCTGTGCGTATGATTGGTGAAGAAACATTTAGAGTCGCCCAACAAGTGGTTGATGAAGTTGTTCTTGTTAACACTGACGAAATCTGTGCTGCAGTAAAggatatttttgaagataCTAGAAGTATTGTAGAACCATCTGGTGCCCTTTCAGTAGCCGGTATGAAGAAATACATCTCTACCGTACATCCAGAAATTGACCACACTAAAAACACCTATGTTCCCATCCTTTCTGGTGCTAACATGAACTTTGATAGATTAAGATTTGTTTCCGAACGTGCTGTTCTTGGTGAAGGAAAGGAAGTCTTCATGTTAGTTACTTTACCCGACGTCCCTGGTGCGTTCaagaaaatgcaaaagATCATCCACCCAAGATCTGTCACTGAATTCTCTTACCGTTACAATGAACATCGTCATGAGTCCTCTAGTGAAGTGCCCAAGGCTTACATTTACACTTCTTTCAGCGTCGTTGACagagaaaaggaaatcaaGCAAGTTATGCAACAGTTGAATGCTTTAGGTTTTGAAGCTGTGGATATCTCCGATAACGAATTGGCTAAATCTCATGGTAGATACTTGGTTGGTGGTGCTTCTAAGGTTCCTAATGAAAGAATTATTTCATTTGAATTCCCTGAAAGACCAGGTGCCTTGACTAGGTTCCTTGGAGGCCTAAGCGATTCTTGGAATCTTACTTTATTCCATTATAGAAACCATGGTGCCGATATCGGTAAGGTTTTAGCTGGTATTTCCGTTCCTCCAAGGGAAAACTTAAccttccaaaaattcttggAAGATTTAGGCTACACTTATCATGATGAAACTGATAACACTGtttatcaaaaattcttgaaatatTAA